The following nucleotide sequence is from Cardiocondyla obscurior isolate alpha-2009 linkage group LG10, Cobs3.1, whole genome shotgun sequence.
CTGAAGCTACGTCAAGATGAACCGCCCGAGTGCTGAGACAGATAAATACAGAAATGAAGGCCTTGCTCGATTTGTGGCCTCGTCCCTTGCTCGAGCGTATAAAGATGGGGCCTGCGTAATCCACGCCAGTGTGCTGGAATGCAAGGGAAGGCGTAACGCGGGCCGAAGGAAGATCGGCCATGATTTGGTGAGGCGCTGCCACCCGCCAACGCACGCACTGAGGACACTTGTGGACGTGTCGTTTCACAGCCGCCCTTTCACCGGGAATTCAGTACTGTCTCCGGAGCAAGCCCAAGGTTTGCTGCACCCCTCCATGCAGCACCCTGAAGTGGCAGGAGGCTATGATTAACCCCGTCAAATGCGAGTTCCTCGGCAGAATCATGGGGTGTTCCTCGTCGAAGGATAGCAGAGAATGCCGAATTCTGCCTCCGACTCGTAAGATCCCTTGAGCGTCTAAAAACGGAGAAAGATTAGCTAACGGGTGATCCTTTCGAAAGGGAGTCCCCGTGGAAAGTGCTCGAATTTCCGTGCTCCAGTGAAAGGCCTGGATCACGCGCATCCAGGTTAGCATGCTCTGGTGCAATTCTTCGGCGGATAACTCCAGGGCGCCCTGTCGACTCGCCGGCCTCCTCCTATCAAGTCCGGTCCACCGGCGGCACCAAGCGGAGACTCTCAGTAGCCGAGCCAGGCTGGAAAACCGAAGTAGCAGCTCCGGCTCCTGGACAGAATCGCGGACGACGCCCACATGAAACCTAGCTCGGCCTTCCGGTAGATCATCCGATTCCTCCAGCAGCGTTCGATCCTCAGGAAAGGCGTCATCATTTCTCAACCACGGTGGGCCCTGCCACCATAGAGAGTGAGCGACCAGATCCGACGGAGCCAGGCCTCGAGAGGCGCAGTCGGCGGGATTCTCCTTCCCTCGCACGTGATGCCACTGGGCGTTTGGTAGCGTAGTTTGCACCTCGGACACTCGGTTTGCCACAAATGTCGACCACCGCGACGAGTGCTGTCGCAGCCATCCAAAGGCCACCGTGGAGTCGGACCAGAGGTGCACAGTTCGGCCTTGAATGTCGAGGAGTCGACATATGCGACTGGCCAGCCTGGCCAGCAACACGGCACCGCAAAGCTCCAGCCTGGGAAGAGACACCTGCTTCAGAGGAGCCACCCTGGTCTTTGAGGCCACCAAGGACGTTGTCCACCCATTGCCGTTTGAACCCTTCGAGCGAGAGTATACCACGGCAGCATAGGCGGCCTCGGATGCATCGGCAAAGCCATGAATCTCGACGTCAGCTCGGTCAGTGATTCCGATCCACCTCGGGACTCTCATCGTCTCCAGAGCCGGAAGATCTGCAACGAAATCCTGCCACAAGGCCTGATCCTTGAGCGATAATGAATCGTCCCACTCCAAACTTAGCAGCCATAGTTTTTGGATAAAGATCTTGGCTCGCACGACCGCTGGAGATAGCCATCCAGCGGGGTCGAACAATTGAGCAGCCTGTGAGACGACAAATCGCTTTGTCGTCTTTCTTTCCAGCTGAGCTCGCACGCGGAAGGAAAACGCGTCGGAATCAAGATGCCACTGGAGCCCCAAAACGGCATGAAACTCTTGAGGTCCCCACGTCTGCACGCCCGGCCGCGACAGATCGGAAGGCGGGATGTCCTGCAGTAATTCAGGCGCACTGGCGGCCCACTTTTTTAGTGGGAACCCGCCCGCCGTGCACAGCCGGCGCAGTTCGAGCAAGGAGGAACGCGCCTCCTCCACGGAATTCCCGCCTGACAGAACATCGTCTACATACGTCTCGTTTTTCAAAACAAGGGCTCCTCTCGGAAATCGCGCAGCCTCGTCCTCGGCAAGTTGGCGGAGCGCTCGCACAGCCAGGTACGGCGCACAGGTCAGCCCGTAGGTTACTGTGTTGAGGCGGTATTCGACCACTGGGGCGTCGGCACTTTTCTTCCAGAGGATGCGTTGAAGGTCGCGATCTTCTTCGGCGACAATAACCTGCCTATACATCTTCTCAATGTCGGCAGTGTAAGCCAAGCGGTATCGGTGCCAACCGAGAATCACATCCGCAAGAGCAGGCACCAGATTCGATCCCACGTGCAAAAACCGGTTGAGAGTGTCGCCTCCCGGCAACGGCGCGGATCCGTTGAAGACGACCCTGAGCTTCGCGGAGGGTCCGTCGTTCTTCAAAACACCGTGGTGGGGCAGGTAACATCGTCGTCTACACACTTCAGCATCGTCAACTCGCGTCATGTGTCCCAGGCTTTCGTACTCACGCATGAACGCGACGTATTTCGACCTGAGCTCCGCATCTCTCTCGAACCGACGCTCCATGCTCACAAGGGAGCGTTGAGCGAGCGCCCGCGTGCGCTCGAGATCTGGCAGAGGCTCCTTCGTCGGCATTCGCACCGTGTACCGGCCCGAGCCTTCGCGCCAATGATTCCGCGAAAAATAAGCTTCGCACTCTTGATCCGCCGGAGATTCCGCAGGGCCGCACACCGCGACCTCCTCCTGCTCCCAGAAGCCGCGAACCAGCGCCGTTAACGTCTCATCCACAGAGCACTGCAGCGAGACCGGAACACTGAGGCCATGCTTAGCCCAACCGAACCGGAAACGATCCATCCGAACATTGTCTCCTGGGCGATCGGATCGTGAGGAGCGCCGATTCGCACTCCCGGCCCCAGAATTGACGCGAAAACGTCCGCCCCGAGCAACAAATCGACCCGATCCGACTCTAAGTAATCCGGGTCGGCCAGCGGCAAGCCCTGGATATGCCGCCACTCTCGCACCGACGACGTTCCCAGCCCCGCGTACGTCGTGAGCTTCGGGAGAATCACCGCACACACGTCTATCTCCGCGCCTCCGTTTGCCGACTTCACTCTGAGGGCAACTCTGCCTCGCGTAAAGGCCGCTCGATTCCCTCCGACGTCGAAGACCGCAACGCTGGCCCCGAAACGCGGCAAGCTCAACCGCTGGACGAGGCTCTTGCTCACGATGGACGTCTCCGAGCCCTGGTCCACCAAGGCGCGTACTCGATGCTCACCGTCAAATTGATCGCGAACCAAAACCCGCGCCGTAGCGAGGAGAACCGCGCTCCTTCCACCCCTCGGACGACAAGCAACGTGTGAAGATTTTCCTATTTCTGCAGCAGAACTTTCGGCCTTCCCCATCACGCGAAACGCCTCATGAAGCGCGGAGTGATGCCGCTCGTTGCACACTGTGCAAGATCTTTTTGAAAGACAGTCGTTCACCTTATGACGCCCCAGGCAATTGCGGCATAGTCCATTTGTCTCAACGAACGTCCGCCGCTCCTCTGCAGGTTTTCGCCGAAACGCCTCGCAGATCATGATAAAATGATCCTTGTGGCATAAAGAGCACCGATCTCGCTCCGTCTTGGCCGCCGCCTTCTGCGCATGGTGTGACCGCAGCAATTTTCCCGCACGGTCAGTCGCGCTGTTCGCCGAGCTCTTTTCCGGTTGAATCGCCTCCAAGGTGTGAAACCTTTTCTCCAAGAATTTCTTCAGAGTAGAGTACGAGGGAGGCTCAGACGAGTCTCCAATCTCTGTTTCCCACTCCCGCCGGGAGCGGAAGTCCAGCCTCTCCACTGTTATGAACACGAAGAGGTCCTCGCTGGATAAAATCGGCCGGTCAACACCCTCAAGCGAGCCGACGACGCCCGTCATTGCATGGAACAGTCGTCTCAATTCCGGAGCCGATTCCGTTTTCATCCTCGGCAGCGAGACATACGCCGTCAAAAGAGACCGCACAAGCAAGCGCGTGTTATTATAGAAACTCGTGAGCGTTTCCCATGCCCTGACGAAATTTTCCTCCGTGGTGGAAAACTGTCTCACCAAGGCGTCAGCTTCTCCTCGCAGGCTTGTCTTCAAGTAGTGCAATCGGGTGACGTCAGCCAACGTTATGTCGCCCACTATCAGCGTCTGGAACAAGTCGCGGAATGCCGGCCAGTCCTCGTACAATCCGGAGAAGACTGGAATTTGCACGCGAGGCAACGTTGTGCGAGGGGGGCCCTGCACCACAGTCCGCCTTTCTTCGGAAAATTTACGAGCAGTATTTAGTTCCTCCCTCATCTCTGTCAGGATAGCTCGCTGCTCTAGGTAAATTGCCTCGGTCATTTCAATCGCATTGCAGCGATGATAGTCGTGCTCCTTGAGAGCATTCCAATGTCCCTGCCGAAGCTGTTCGTGTCGTTCCTCAAATTTTCTCCACTTCTCATCAAGCATCTGAGTAGCGGACGCAATTAATGGACGATTAATTCGAGCGGCCCCCAACTTCCGGAGGTTTGACACAGACCTGCTGATCCGGCCCTGGAACTCCATTTGGCAATCAATTATCGCCTCCATCGCGCGAACTTTTAAGTTGGGAAGCACAACTTTTACCGCACAACTGAGTTCCGGAagaatccggctcgaaggaccacaAAATGTTTATGAAAGCGCGtggaagaaataatattaagcaaaattctgaatatgcaaaagttttaataaagagGTACCAAAAATTACACACAATCGTTAGCACACGCAAGCAACGCGACGAAGGCAATGTAATGCCCGAGAAAGTTTCTCAGAAAAACCGCACGAAAATAAATGCTCTGAAGCCTTGAGGTCACAGAAAATTGTGGAAAAAGCGTTAATTCATGATCCACCAGAAGAGCATCGAATACAAACACAAAGCCTTACAGCAAAAAAGGCAAGGACAGAACTATTAAAAGACAAGGAAATTGAAAAGGAGGACAAGCAGGTAGATGAATCCgacaaggaaaaagaaagcgacAGTGGAAGTGTAGATAAGAGTGAGACagaggaaaatagaaatttaccCGTTGTTACAGATATTCAAGATATACCTAACAACATAATCGAAACACGTGACTTACTCTTCTTACGAAAAGATAATATCACATACTTCACTGACACTGAAGGAAATCCTTTAGATTCTggttcacaaaaattatttgagtgAAATAAACtaccgaaaattaaaacgcttgcTTTAGGGGAAACGCAACcgtttaaatataagaaatactATCACATTATCTTACCAATCAGCGAAGGAGTCTGGGAAGGACCAACTTTAACTCTGCAACACATATCTACAgctataaaaaatttgcgaaCAATCTCCGACGAACTAAATTTGCAAACAGTTAGTATTGCGAAAACCGACCTAATAAACAATGTACCTTGGGGTGAAATTAAAAACCTgctacatataattttcttaaattcacccacgaaattaataatttgcaacggatcaataaaatatcctcccaGAGATCTCCGATCGTCAATAATCGGAGAAATGCATTGCTCACCAATGGGGGGACATCGCggagtaaataaaacatataacagaattaaacataaatattactgggaaaatttaaaacaagaaGTTCAACTATATATACAACAATGTTTACAGTGTCAGTTGAAAAAATTAGTTAGAGTAAAAACTAAACAACCCATGCTAATAACTGACACGCCGGGAGCATCTTTTGACAAAATTGCCATGGATATTGTAGGGCCTCTGCCAAGAACCGACAGAggaaatgaatatattttgatCATGCAAGACCAACTGACAAAATTCTGCATGGGCGTACCATTACAAAATCAGACATCTGAAACAATAGCTGAAGTATTTGTAGACAGATTTATCTGTGTACTAGGCGCCTCAAAAGCAATTTTAACCGATCAAGGAAGAAACTTCGTGAGCGAATTAATCAAAAAGGTagcgaaaatatttagaatacgAAAATTTCGTACCACGGCATTCCACCCACAATCTAACGGCTCGTTAGAAAGGTCTCACCATGCTCTTGGTGAATACTTAAAGCAATACGCCAATGAACAAAAAGAATGGGACAAATGGGTCGGCCTTGCCATGTTCAATTATAATACTTGTGTACATGAAGCGACAAAACATACACCGTACGAACTAGTATTTGGAAAAATAGCCAGAATACCGACGGACGAACCACTTGGTCCGGAGGAAAAATTAGCTAATTACGACGATTATTTGATAAGCTTAGTTACACAACTCCATAATTTGCAGATAAATGCctttaaaaatgtaactaaagcaaaagaaaaatctaaaaaacattacgacaagaaaataaatccgaaaatttttaaaccCGGCGactatgtatttttattgaaagggCCAAAGCCAGGAAAATTCGGCAATCAATATACGGGGCCCCACGAAGTTTTagaaatcttaaataaaaacaatgtgagaataagaattaagaaaaatacgaaagttGTACATCCAAACAGACTCCgagtattatatataaaaccgAACGGATgagaatagaaaaattatattttcagatggattcgagatttaaatggATTATCGCCACGGTCATCTTAACACATATTACTAAAAAAGCATACGGAATAATCGATTATGATTGTGGATCggcgaatttaaatattacgacCTTATCGTTACTGGATGTTGAAAACTGCAATATACCGTTAACTCAGCCTCAGGTAGACCGAACCTACATACAACTGCTGCAATTATCTAAATTTGAGGGATTACCTGTAATACAgtgtaaaatttcaataaatcgaAATGTATACCACTGCGGAATGCACTCACATATTTCAACAGTAGCCAATGGGCAAGCTGAATATATTTTCGAAACTACAGTTGATCAATGCAAGAAGATGCACGCAACAGGATCATTCTCATTCTCAACATATAATCATGTTTACggattaaaagtaaatcaaaCGGTAATGCGACCGATTACGCTTGCAGGAACTGCAAGTACCGATGGACATTGCTCCGGCAGTTATTATTCA
It contains:
- the LOC139106179 gene encoding uncharacterized protein, whose translation is MERRFERDAELRSKYVAFMREYESLGHMTRVDDAEVCRRRCYLPHHGVLKNDGPSAKLRVVFNGSAPLPGGDTLNRFLHVGSNLVPALADVILGWHRYRLAYTADIEKMYRQVIVAEEDRDLQRILWKKSADAPVVEYRLNTVTYGLTCAPYLAVRALRQLAEDEAARFPRGALVLKNETYVDDVLSGGNSVEEARSSLLELRRLCTAGGFPLKKWAASAPELLQDIPPSDLSRPGVQTWGPQEFHAVLGLQWHLDSDAFSFRVRAQLERKTTKRFVVSQAAQLFDPAGWLSPAVVRAKIFIQKLWLLSLEWDDSLSLKDQALWQDFVADLPALETMRVPRWIGITDRADVEIHGFADASEAAYAAVVYSRSKGSNGNGWTTSLVASKTRVAPLKQVSLPRLELCGAVLLARLASRICRLLDIQGRTVHLWSDSTVAFGWLRQHSSRWSTFVANRVSEVQTTLPNAQWHHVRGKENPADCASRGLAPSDLVAHSLWWQGPPWLRNDDAFPEDRTLLEESDDLPEGRARFHVGVVRDSVQEPELLLRFSSLARLLRVSAWCRRWTGLDRRRPASRQGALELSAEELHQSMLTWMRVIQAFHWSTEIRALSTGTPFRKDHPLANLSPFLDAQGILRVGGRIRHSLLSFDEEHPMILPRNSHLTGLIIASCHFRVLHGGVQQTLGLLRRQY
- the LOC139106180 gene encoding uncharacterized protein: MLDEKWRKFEERHEQLRQGHWNALKEHDYHRCNAIEMTEAIYLEQRAILTEMREELNTARKFSEERRTVVQGPPRTTLPRVQIPVFSGLYEDWPAFRDLFQTLIVGDITLADVTRLHYLKTSLRGEADALVRQFSTTEENFVRAWETLTSFYNNTRLLVRSLLTAYVSLPRMKTESAPELRRLFHAMTGVVGSLEGVDRPILSSEDLFVFITVERLDFRSRREWETEIGDSSEPPSYSTLKKFLEKRFHTLEAIQPEKSSANSATDRAGKLLRSHHAQKAAAKTERDRCSLCHKDHFIMICEAFRRKPAEERRTFVETNGLCRNCLGRHKVNDCLSKRSCTVCNERHHSALHEAFRVMGKAESSAAEIGKSSHVACRPRGGRSAVLLATARVLVRDQFDGEHRVRALVDQGSETSIVSKSLVQRLSLPRFGASVAVFDVGGNRAAFTRGRVALRVKSANGGAEIDVCAVILPKLTTYAGLGTSSVREWRHIQGLPLADPDYLESDRVDLLLGADVFASILGPGVRIGAPHDPIAQETMFGWIVSGSVGLSMASVFRSRCSALWMRR